From one Pseudomonas fluorescens genomic stretch:
- a CDS encoding OprD family porin: MNTALRFTPLFVALAATMPFTAQADEEKAEGFIEGSSLNVHARNYYLNRNQLLPGVRDNREWGQGFLGKFESGYTPGTVGFGLDAHAMLGLKLDGGGGTSGSSILPINTKANGEPGKAHDSFSTAGAALKMKAFDTELKAGDLFLTNPVIAGGESRMLPQTFRGVSITNHSFDGVMLEAGQASFTKPYNQSGHRRINTFYGKLPDERDSRHLNWVGAAWSGVPNLTSSLYAAELKDIWNQYYFDLDYTWQLNELVSLNPGLHFYHTQDTGQALLGHIDNNTYSLHFTVNVGYNSLTAVYQRVNGNTPFDYINQGDSVFLDNSQIYSDFNGPNERSWKLKYAYDFAGAGIPGLTSIVSYSRGELDMSKVDPNSVGYRHWYNAEGENAQHWERDVDLQYVFQEGQLKDLSVLLRWASHRGTQGYSAIDNDVDEYRVIVDYPLNIF, translated from the coding sequence GTGAACACTGCTTTACGCTTCACCCCACTGTTCGTTGCATTGGCTGCAACGATGCCCTTCACCGCCCAGGCTGACGAGGAAAAGGCCGAAGGTTTTATCGAAGGGTCGAGCCTCAACGTGCACGCACGCAACTACTACCTGAACCGCAACCAGCTGCTGCCAGGTGTGCGTGACAACCGCGAATGGGGCCAGGGTTTTCTCGGTAAGTTCGAATCCGGCTACACCCCAGGCACGGTCGGTTTCGGCCTGGATGCCCACGCCATGCTCGGGCTGAAACTCGACGGCGGTGGCGGCACCTCCGGTTCCAGCATCCTGCCGATCAACACCAAGGCTAATGGCGAGCCGGGCAAGGCCCATGATTCGTTCTCCACCGCCGGCGCTGCGCTGAAGATGAAAGCCTTCGACACCGAGCTCAAGGCTGGCGACCTGTTCCTCACCAACCCGGTGATCGCCGGTGGCGAGTCGCGCATGCTGCCGCAGACCTTCCGCGGCGTCAGCATCACCAACCACAGCTTTGACGGGGTGATGCTCGAAGCCGGCCAGGCCAGCTTCACCAAGCCCTATAACCAGAGCGGCCACCGGCGCATCAACACCTTCTACGGCAAGCTTCCGGACGAGCGCGACAGCCGTCACCTGAACTGGGTGGGCGCCGCCTGGAGCGGCGTGCCGAACCTGACCTCGAGCCTGTATGCCGCCGAGCTCAAGGACATCTGGAACCAGTACTACTTCGACCTCGACTACACCTGGCAGCTCAACGAACTGGTCAGCCTCAACCCCGGCCTGCACTTCTATCACACCCAGGACACCGGCCAGGCGCTGCTCGGGCACATCGACAACAACACCTACAGCCTGCATTTCACCGTCAACGTCGGCTACAACAGCCTCACGGCGGTGTACCAGCGGGTCAACGGCAACACCCCGTTCGACTACATCAACCAGGGCGACAGCGTGTTCCTGGACAACTCGCAGATCTACTCGGACTTCAACGGCCCCAACGAACGCTCGTGGAAGCTCAAATACGCCTACGACTTCGCCGGTGCCGGCATCCCGGGCCTGACCTCGATTGTGTCCTACTCGCGCGGTGAGCTGGACATGAGCAAGGTCGACCCCAACAGCGTTGGCTACCGCCACTGGTACAACGCCGAGGGTGAGAACGCCCAGCACTGGGAACGTGACGTCGACCTGCAGTACGTGTTCCAGGAAGGCCAGCTCAAGGACCTTTCGGTACTGCTGCGCTGGGCCTCGCACCGTGGTACGCAGGGTTACTCGGCGATCGATAACGATGTCGACGAGTACCGGGTGATCGTTGACTACCCGCTGAACATTTTCTGA
- a CDS encoding heavy metal sensor histidine kinase, which yields MFWKTVPTNSIALRLSALFTLVALGVFLVIGTALYKQVDRSLDLLPTAELEARFSVLESSLTRYDTREHWLKITNKLNLLSEEDRRIRFWVVSGGSPFEYGQPDASIRDFALGPLGMRDLRLAGSPYPYKVLVSELPAMGTRPALRFLIGIDTETFWHTQHTLLVAIISLSVFGVLLASLLGYWVARYGLRPLLALSAEAQKLAPPRLSGRLQLADLAPELAQFASAFNSTLERVDLAYSRLEAFNADVAHELRSPLTNLIGQTQVALTRGRSAEHYFEVLQSNLEELERLRSIINDMLFLASADQGSKATALTCSSLAEEVATTLDYLDYILEDARIRVQVSGDAQARIEKAQLRRALINLLNNAVQHTLPEQVIQVRIEAQDGQVSIAVSNPGPAIGEEHLAMLFERFYRVDAARSNSGAGNHGLGLAIVKAIALMHGGSVFVRSQAGANTFGILLPA from the coding sequence ATGTTCTGGAAAACCGTGCCGACTAACTCCATCGCCCTGCGCCTGAGCGCGCTGTTCACCCTGGTGGCGCTGGGTGTGTTTCTGGTGATTGGCACGGCGCTGTACAAACAGGTCGACCGCAGCCTCGACCTGCTGCCCACCGCCGAGCTTGAAGCGCGCTTCAGCGTGCTTGAGTCGTCGCTGACCCGTTACGACACCCGCGAGCACTGGCTGAAAATCACCAACAAGCTCAACCTGCTCAGCGAAGAAGACCGGCGCATCCGCTTCTGGGTGGTCAGTGGCGGCAGCCCGTTCGAGTACGGCCAGCCGGATGCCAGCATCCGCGACTTTGCCCTGGGCCCGCTGGGCATGCGCGACCTGCGCCTGGCCGGCAGCCCCTACCCGTACAAGGTGCTGGTCAGCGAACTGCCGGCCATGGGCACGCGCCCGGCCCTGCGCTTTCTGATCGGCATCGACACCGAGACCTTCTGGCACACCCAGCACACCTTGCTGGTGGCGATCATCAGCCTGTCGGTGTTTGGCGTGCTGCTGGCCTCGTTGCTCGGTTACTGGGTGGCGCGCTATGGCCTGCGCCCGCTGCTGGCGCTGTCGGCTGAAGCACAGAAGCTGGCGCCACCGCGCCTGAGCGGGCGCCTGCAACTGGCCGACCTGGCGCCGGAGCTGGCACAGTTTGCCAGTGCGTTCAACTCAACCCTTGAGCGTGTCGACCTGGCCTACAGCCGTTTGGAAGCCTTCAACGCCGATGTCGCCCACGAGCTGCGCTCGCCGCTGACCAACCTGATCGGCCAGACCCAGGTTGCCCTGACCCGTGGGCGCAGCGCCGAGCACTACTTCGAGGTGCTGCAATCGAACCTTGAAGAGCTGGAACGCCTGCGCAGCATCATCAACGACATGCTGTTCCTCGCCAGCGCCGACCAGGGCAGCAAGGCCACCGCCCTGACCTGCAGCTCGCTTGCCGAAGAAGTGGCGACCACCCTCGACTACCTGGATTACATCCTCGAAGACGCGCGCATCCGCGTGCAGGTCAGTGGCGATGCCCAGGCCCGGATCGAAAAGGCCCAATTGCGCCGGGCGCTGATCAACCTGCTGAACAATGCGGTGCAACACACCTTGCCCGAGCAGGTAATCCAGGTGCGTATCGAGGCGCAGGACGGCCAGGTGAGCATCGCCGTGAGCAACCCGGGGCCGGCGATTGGCGAGGAACACCTGGCGATGCTGTTCGAGCGCTTCTACCGGGTGGATGCAGCGCGCAGCAACAGCGGCGCGGGCAACCACGGGCTGGGGCTGGCGATCGTCAAGGCGATTGCCCTGATGCATGGCGGCAGCGTGTTTGTGCGCAGCCAGGCGGGGGCCAATACCTTCGGGATCCTGTTGCCAGCTTGA
- a CDS encoding heavy metal response regulator transcription factor, with translation MRVLIIEDEEKTADYLHHGLSEQGFTVDLARDGIDGLHMALEGDYAVIVLDVMLPGLDGFGVLRALRARKQTPVIMLTARERVEDRIHGLREGADDYLGKPFSFLELVARLQALTRRGGAHEPVQIQVADLWVDLISRKASRAGQRLDLTAKEFSLLSVLARRHGEILSKTAIAELVWDINFDSDANVVEVAIKRLRAKLDGPFETKLLHTIRGMGYVLENRAD, from the coding sequence ATGCGTGTGCTGATTATCGAAGATGAAGAAAAGACCGCCGATTACCTGCACCACGGCCTGAGCGAGCAAGGCTTTACCGTGGACCTGGCGCGCGATGGTATCGATGGCCTGCACATGGCCCTGGAAGGTGACTACGCAGTAATCGTCCTCGATGTGATGCTCCCGGGCCTGGACGGCTTCGGCGTGCTGCGCGCCTTGCGTGCGCGCAAGCAGACGCCGGTGATCATGCTCACCGCCCGCGAGCGGGTCGAAGACCGCATTCATGGCCTGCGCGAAGGCGCCGACGATTACCTTGGCAAGCCGTTCTCGTTCCTGGAACTGGTCGCCCGCCTGCAAGCCCTGACCCGCCGTGGCGGTGCCCATGAACCGGTGCAGATCCAGGTCGCCGACCTCTGGGTCGACCTGATCAGCCGCAAGGCCAGCCGCGCCGGGCAACGCCTGGACCTGACCGCCAAGGAGTTCTCGCTGCTCAGCGTGCTGGCCCGCCGGCACGGCGAGATTTTATCGAAGACGGCCATCGCCGAGCTGGTCTGGGACATCAATTTCGACAGCGACGCCAACGTCGTCGAAGTGGCAATCAAGCGCCTGCGCGCCAAGCTCGACGGCCCGTTCGAAACCAAACTGCTGCACACCATACGAGGCATGGGCTATGTTCTGGAAAACCGTGCCGACTAA
- a CDS encoding methyl-accepting chemotaxis protein, whose protein sequence is MELILASGLAALLIFFALRPLERLRVQAQAIADNPLSQQLYTGRRDGIGQIDFALRMLKGQLGAVVGRIGDTSRRLAGHTGNLAQSLQSSHSNSLEQQSEADQVATAINQMAASVAQVASSAQQASQAADQAEGETQAGHQLVDLNRSAIQNLANSLNSATEVIHNLESHSSEITGVLEVIRGIAEQTNLLALNAAIEAARAGDQGRGFAVVADEVRGLAQRTAQSTHEIQRMISALQNGAREAVQVMQQSSEHAGHSVEQAQRAASALDGISLRVNQISEMSLQIAAAVEQQSQVSENINRNIISIRQASEATVQVGQQSHLSATDVAGLAQDLRRLADEFWRRCQ, encoded by the coding sequence CTGGAGCTGATCCTGGCCAGCGGCCTGGCGGCTTTGCTGATCTTTTTCGCCCTGCGCCCGCTGGAACGTTTGCGCGTTCAGGCCCAGGCCATCGCCGACAATCCGCTGAGCCAGCAGTTGTACACCGGCCGGCGTGACGGCATCGGCCAGATCGACTTCGCCCTGCGCATGCTCAAGGGCCAATTGGGCGCAGTGGTCGGGCGGATCGGCGACACTTCGCGGCGCCTGGCCGGGCATACCGGCAATCTTGCCCAGTCGCTGCAAAGCAGCCACAGCAACAGCCTGGAACAACAAAGCGAAGCCGATCAGGTGGCCACCGCGATCAACCAGATGGCCGCCAGTGTCGCTCAGGTCGCCAGCAGCGCTCAGCAAGCTTCCCAGGCCGCCGATCAGGCCGAGGGTGAAACCCAGGCCGGGCATCAACTGGTTGACCTCAACCGCAGCGCCATCCAGAACCTGGCCAATTCGCTGAATTCAGCCACCGAAGTTATCCACAATCTGGAGAGCCACAGCAGCGAGATCACCGGGGTGCTGGAGGTGATTCGCGGCATTGCCGAGCAAACCAACCTGCTGGCCCTCAACGCCGCCATCGAAGCCGCCCGGGCCGGTGATCAGGGCCGCGGTTTTGCCGTGGTCGCCGACGAGGTGCGCGGCCTGGCCCAGCGCACCGCGCAGTCGACCCATGAAATCCAGCGGATGATCAGCGCCCTGCAAAATGGCGCGCGCGAAGCGGTGCAGGTCATGCAGCAGAGCAGCGAACATGCCGGGCATAGCGTCGAGCAGGCCCAGCGCGCCGCCAGTGCCCTGGACGGCATCAGCCTGCGGGTCAACCAGATCAGCGAAATGAGCCTGCAGATTGCCGCGGCAGTAGAGCAGCAAAGCCAGGTCAGCGAGAACATCAACCGCAATATCATCAGCATCCGCCAGGCCAGCGAAGCCACGGTGCAGGTTGGCCAGCAGAGCCACCTGAGCGCCACCGACGTGGCCGGGCTGGCGCAAGATCTGCGCCGCCTGGCGGATGAATTCTGGCGGCGCTGCCAGTAG
- a CDS encoding efflux RND transporter permease subunit, translated as MNPRGSISAWCIDRPIATLLLTFALVLLGVIAFPRLPVAPLPEADFPTIQVTAQLPGASPETMASSVATPLEVQFSAIPGMTQMTSSSALGSTNLILQFTLDKSIDTAAQEVQAAINTATARLPQDMPSPPTWRKVNPADSPVLILTVSSAQMPANELSDYAETLLARQLSQIDGVGLINITGQLRPAIRVQAQPEKLAALGLTLADLRQAIQQTSLNLAKGALYGQNSVSTIATNDQLFHPEEYAQLIVSYRDGAPVHLQDVAKVINGAENAYVKAWSGEQQGLNLVVFRQPGANIVDTVDGVMEALPGLEQMLPASVQVSVLNDRTQTIRASLHEVEITLMIAVLLVIGVMALFLRQWSATLIVSSVLGVSLVASFALMYLFGFSLNNLTLVAIVISVGFVVDDAIVVVENIHRHLEAGDSMREAAIKGSGEIGFTVVSISFSLIAAFIPLLFMGGVVGRRRPQHNAHDTPSRLLGWYERGLVKALAHQRLMLGIFGLTFALAVVGYIAIPKGFFPVQDTGFVLGTSEAAADVSYPDMLEKHQALAKIVEADPAVRAFSHAVGVTGSNQTIANGRFWIALKDRGDRDVSASEFIDRLRPKLAKVPGVVLYMRAGQDINLSSGPSRSQYQYVLKSNDGPALNLWTQRLTERLKANPAFRDLSNDLQLGASVTRIDIDRKAAARFGLTTSDVDQALYDAFGQRQISEFQTETNQYKVILELDARQRGKAESLNYFYLRSPLSGEMVPLSVLAKVAPPSTGPLSIAHDGLFPAANLSFNLAPGVALGDAVQILERTQRELGMPDSIIGTFQGAAQAFQSSLSSQPWLILAALVAVYIILGVLYESFVHPLTIISTLPSAGLGALTLLWLSGQDFSIMGLIGIVLLIGIVKKNGILLIDFALDAQRRQGLSAEEAIHQACLTRFRPIMMTTLAALLGAVPLMFGMGAGAELRQPLGIAVVGGLLVSQALTLFTTPVIYLALERLFHRRQTAVTLAQSDAS; from the coding sequence ATGAACCCGCGCGGCTCGATTAGCGCCTGGTGCATCGACCGCCCGATCGCCACCCTGCTGCTGACCTTCGCCCTGGTGCTGCTCGGGGTCATCGCCTTCCCGCGCCTGCCGGTGGCGCCGCTGCCTGAAGCCGACTTCCCAACCATCCAGGTCACCGCACAACTGCCCGGCGCCAGCCCGGAAACCATGGCGTCATCGGTAGCAACGCCGCTTGAGGTGCAGTTCAGCGCCATCCCTGGCATGACCCAGATGACCTCCAGCAGCGCCCTGGGCTCGACCAACCTGATCCTGCAGTTCACCCTCGACAAGAGCATCGACACCGCCGCCCAGGAAGTCCAGGCCGCGATCAACACCGCCACCGCGCGCCTGCCCCAGGACATGCCCAGCCCGCCGACCTGGCGCAAGGTCAACCCGGCCGACAGCCCGGTGCTGATCCTTACCGTGAGCTCGGCGCAGATGCCGGCCAACGAGCTCAGCGACTACGCCGAAACCCTGCTGGCCCGCCAACTGAGCCAGATCGACGGAGTCGGCCTGATCAACATCACCGGGCAATTGCGCCCGGCCATCCGCGTGCAGGCCCAGCCAGAAAAACTCGCGGCGTTGGGCCTGACCCTGGCCGACCTGCGCCAGGCCATCCAGCAAACCAGCCTGAACCTGGCCAAGGGCGCGCTGTACGGGCAGAACAGCGTGTCGACCATCGCCACCAACGACCAGTTGTTTCACCCTGAGGAATACGCGCAACTGATCGTCTCGTACCGCGACGGCGCGCCCGTGCACCTGCAGGATGTCGCCAAGGTCATCAACGGCGCCGAAAACGCCTATGTCAAAGCCTGGTCCGGCGAGCAGCAAGGCCTGAACCTGGTGGTGTTCCGCCAACCCGGAGCAAATATCGTCGATACCGTCGATGGGGTCATGGAGGCTTTGCCGGGGCTTGAGCAGATGCTGCCGGCGTCAGTACAGGTATCGGTGCTCAACGACCGCACCCAGACCATCCGCGCCTCCCTGCACGAGGTGGAGATCACCCTGATGATCGCCGTGCTGCTGGTGATCGGGGTGATGGCGCTGTTCCTGCGCCAATGGTCGGCGACCCTGATCGTTTCCAGCGTGCTCGGCGTGTCGCTGGTGGCCAGCTTCGCCCTGATGTACCTGTTCGGTTTCAGCCTGAACAACCTGACCCTGGTGGCCATCGTCATCTCCGTGGGCTTTGTGGTCGATGACGCCATCGTGGTGGTGGAGAACATTCACCGCCACCTGGAAGCCGGCGACAGCATGCGCGAGGCAGCCATCAAGGGCTCGGGCGAGATCGGCTTTACCGTGGTGTCGATCAGCTTCTCGCTGATTGCCGCGTTCATTCCGTTGCTGTTCATGGGCGGCGTGGTTGGGCGGCGCCGCCCGCAGCACAACGCGCATGACACCCCCAGCCGCCTGCTCGGCTGGTACGAGCGCGGGCTGGTCAAGGCCCTGGCCCACCAGCGGCTGATGCTGGGTATTTTCGGCCTGACCTTCGCCTTGGCAGTGGTCGGTTACATTGCGATACCCAAAGGCTTCTTCCCGGTGCAGGACACCGGCTTCGTACTCGGCACCAGCGAGGCGGCAGCCGATGTGTCCTACCCGGACATGCTCGAAAAACACCAGGCACTGGCCAAGATCGTCGAAGCCGACCCGGCAGTACGGGCCTTCTCCCACGCCGTCGGGGTGACCGGCAGCAACCAGACCATCGCCAACGGCCGCTTCTGGATTGCCCTCAAGGATCGTGGTGATCGCGACGTGTCGGCCAGCGAATTCATCGACCGCCTGCGGCCGAAACTGGCCAAAGTGCCGGGTGTAGTCCTGTACATGCGTGCTGGCCAGGACATCAACCTGAGCTCCGGGCCGAGCCGCAGCCAGTACCAGTACGTGCTCAAGAGTAACGACGGCCCGGCGCTGAACCTCTGGACCCAGCGCCTGACCGAACGCCTGAAGGCCAACCCGGCCTTTCGCGACCTGTCCAACGACCTGCAACTGGGCGCCAGCGTCACCCGCATCGACATCGACCGCAAGGCTGCGGCGCGCTTCGGACTGACCACCAGCGACGTCGACCAGGCGCTGTACGATGCCTTCGGCCAGCGGCAGATCAGCGAGTTCCAGACCGAGACCAACCAGTACAAGGTGATTCTCGAACTCGACGCCCGTCAGCGCGGCAAGGCCGAAAGCCTCAACTACTTCTACCTGCGCTCACCGCTGAGCGGCGAGATGGTGCCGCTGTCGGTGCTGGCCAAGGTCGCGCCGCCGAGCACCGGGCCACTGTCGATCGCCCATGACGGCCTGTTCCCGGCCGCCAACCTGTCGTTCAACCTGGCCCCCGGCGTGGCCCTGGGCGATGCGGTGCAGATCCTCGAACGCACCCAGCGCGAACTGGGCATGCCCGACTCGATCATCGGCACCTTCCAGGGCGCGGCCCAGGCCTTCCAGAGTTCGCTGTCGAGCCAGCCATGGCTGATCCTTGCCGCACTGGTGGCGGTGTACATCATCCTCGGCGTGCTCTACGAGAGTTTCGTCCATCCGCTGACCATCATCTCCACCCTGCCCTCGGCCGGCCTCGGCGCCCTGACGCTGTTGTGGCTGTCGGGCCAGGACTTCTCGATCATGGGCCTGATCGGCATCGTGCTGTTGATCGGCATCGTCAAGAAGAACGGCATCCTGCTTATCGACTTCGCCCTCGATGCCCAGCGCCGTCAGGGCCTGAGCGCCGAAGAGGCGATCCACCAAGCCTGCCTGACGCGCTTTCGGCCGATCATGATGACCACCCTCGCCGCCCTGCTCGGCGCCGTGCCGCTGATGTTCGGTATGGGCGCCGGCGCCGAGCTGCGCCAGCCGCTGGGCATTGCCGTGGTTGGCGGGCTGCTGGTCAGCCAGGCGCTGACACTGTTCACCACACCGGTCATATACTTGGCCCTGGAGCGCCTGTTCCACCGGCGCCAGACGGCCGTGACCCTGGCGCAATCCGATGCCAGTTGA
- a CDS encoding ferritin-like domain-containing protein: MTTPNKEVVSVLNELIEFSKDGEKGFKTSAEDVKNPQLKSYFIQRAGECATAAAELQQQVRSLGGDPETSTSVSGDLHRGWVNLKSMLTGKDEEAVLNEVERGEDHALKAYKDALEKLARLNTLPSSEVYALVERQYHGVQRNHDQVKALRNQARASS, from the coding sequence ATGACTACCCCCAACAAAGAAGTCGTCTCGGTTCTCAACGAACTGATCGAATTCAGCAAGGACGGTGAAAAGGGTTTCAAAACCTCTGCCGAGGATGTGAAGAATCCCCAGCTCAAAAGCTACTTCATCCAGCGTGCCGGTGAATGCGCTACTGCCGCTGCAGAACTGCAGCAGCAAGTGCGCAGCCTCGGTGGCGATCCGGAAACCTCAACCAGCGTCAGCGGTGACCTGCACCGTGGTTGGGTCAACTTGAAGTCGATGCTTACCGGCAAGGATGAAGAAGCGGTGCTCAACGAAGTCGAGCGCGGCGAGGACCATGCCCTCAAAGCCTACAAGGACGCCCTGGAAAAACTGGCCCGCCTCAACACCCTGCCAAGCAGCGAGGTCTATGCCCTGGTTGAACGTCAGTACCATGGCGTGCAGCGCAACCATGACCAGGTCAAGGCCCTGCGCAACCAGGCTCGCGCCAGCTCTTAA
- a CDS encoding GGDEF domain-containing protein codes for MPTRSQRSALYKSHPELILNLGSCLAVLAIVAIVTFLLMRERSSVEQAAARSASNIVQLIESDIVRNVELYDLSLQGLIWAVQRPELLAVPLELRQQILFNQAVTAPVRGDILWLDARGNVVADSTSPVPRLANFADSKDFQQHRDNPDLGLVIGQPFKARLGDLDWCISFSRRISGPHGEFLGVAAGALRLSYFSALFQRLDIGRDSSINLMNIDGALLVRQPGTPDEPRIGQNYSDRPNFQRMRADVSGTFAGVSTRTGKERLFTFARVGDLPLIVIVAHSADEVFESWRRTALLVSVATGVLCIGILWLTLLLGRELRRRQSAEQGLAALAATDSLTGLANRRRLDQVLRQEWARSLRNARPLAVLMVDVDHFKAFNDRHGHPGGDAALRQVAATIANSIRRPADLAARYGGEEFLVVLPETELSGALLLAERIRAAVEALPPFGDDTAPVTVSIGIGCHTPGAQQDLQTLLGAADEALYRAKGNGRNRVEAAA; via the coding sequence TTGCCCACCCGATCCCAGCGATCCGCCCTGTACAAGTCTCATCCGGAGCTGATCCTCAATCTGGGCAGTTGCCTCGCGGTGCTCGCTATCGTCGCCATCGTCACCTTCCTGTTGATGCGCGAACGCAGCAGTGTCGAACAGGCCGCCGCACGCTCGGCCAGCAATATCGTGCAACTGATCGAAAGCGACATCGTGCGCAATGTCGAACTCTATGACCTCTCACTGCAAGGCCTGATCTGGGCCGTGCAGCGCCCGGAACTGCTCGCCGTACCTCTCGAGCTGCGCCAACAGATTCTGTTCAACCAGGCCGTTACCGCACCGGTACGCGGCGATATCCTTTGGCTCGACGCCAGGGGCAATGTAGTCGCCGACTCCACCAGCCCCGTCCCGCGCCTGGCCAATTTCGCCGACAGCAAAGACTTTCAGCAGCACCGCGACAACCCTGATCTGGGCCTGGTCATTGGCCAGCCCTTCAAGGCACGGTTGGGCGACCTGGACTGGTGCATCAGTTTCAGCCGGCGGATTTCCGGGCCCCACGGCGAATTTCTCGGCGTGGCTGCCGGCGCCTTGCGCCTGTCGTACTTCAGCGCGCTGTTCCAGCGCCTGGACATCGGTCGCGACAGCAGCATCAACCTGATGAACATCGACGGTGCCCTGCTGGTACGCCAGCCGGGTACGCCCGACGAGCCACGCATCGGCCAGAACTACAGCGACCGGCCAAACTTTCAGCGCATGCGCGCCGATGTCAGCGGCACCTTTGCCGGGGTTTCTACCCGTACCGGCAAAGAGCGCCTGTTCACCTTCGCCCGGGTCGGCGACTTGCCGCTGATCGTCATCGTCGCCCACTCGGCCGATGAGGTCTTTGAGTCGTGGCGGCGCACCGCGCTGCTGGTGAGCGTGGCGACCGGCGTGCTGTGCATCGGTATTCTCTGGCTGACCCTGCTGCTGGGCCGTGAGCTGCGCCGCCGGCAGAGCGCCGAACAAGGCCTGGCGGCGCTGGCCGCCACCGACAGCCTGACCGGCCTTGCCAACCGTCGGCGCCTGGATCAGGTACTGCGCCAGGAATGGGCGCGCAGCCTGCGCAATGCCCGGCCACTGGCGGTGCTGATGGTCGATGTCGATCACTTCAAGGCCTTCAACGATCGCCATGGTCATCCGGGCGGCGATGCCGCCTTGCGCCAGGTGGCCGCAACGATTGCCAACAGCATCCGCCGCCCGGCCGACCTGGCCGCGCGCTATGGTGGCGAGGAATTTCTGGTGGTGTTGCCGGAGACGGAACTGTCGGGGGCACTGCTGCTGGCCGAACGTATTCGTGCAGCCGTTGAAGCACTGCCGCCGTTTGGCGATGACACCGCGCCGGTCACCGTCAGCATCGGTATCGGTTGCCACACGCCAGGCGCCCAGCAAGATCTTCAGACCTTGCTGGGCGCTGCCGATGAGGCGCTTTACCGTGCCAAGGGCAACGGTCGCAACCGCGTCGAAGCCGCTGCTTAA
- a CDS encoding efflux RND transporter periplasmic adaptor subunit gives MRIKPHSLVICALLIAVAGAALWLGNRPTQEKSASTSAIPVRVVSVKQQDVPRFVSGIGSVLSLHSVVIRPQVEGVLTQLLVKEGQAVEQGDLLATIDDRSIRASLEQAKAQLGQSQAQLQVAEVDLKRYRLLSTDNSVSRQTLDQQQALFNQLKATVLGNQAAIAAAQVQLSYTQIRSPVSGRVGIRNVDEGNFLRVADAQGLFSVTQIDPIGVEFSLPQQLLPTLQGLLAAPTPARVQAYLEGDGDSGGTLLGEGHLTLIDNQVAANTGTIRVKAEFANPQARLWPGQLVTLKLQTALDQKALVVPPQVVQRGIDGHYVYRLNGDKVDSVPVKVLYQDSVLNIIAGVGVGDQLVSDGQSRLKPGAHVEIAPEALPVEDVASGKVQP, from the coding sequence ATGCGAATCAAGCCTCATTCCCTCGTTATCTGCGCCCTGCTCATCGCCGTGGCAGGCGCCGCGCTGTGGCTGGGCAATCGCCCAACCCAGGAAAAATCCGCCAGCACCAGCGCCATCCCGGTGCGCGTGGTCAGCGTCAAACAGCAGGACGTGCCGCGCTTTGTCAGCGGGATCGGTTCGGTGCTGTCGCTGCACAGTGTGGTGATTCGCCCGCAAGTCGAGGGGGTGCTGACGCAGCTGCTGGTCAAGGAAGGCCAGGCGGTCGAGCAAGGCGACCTGCTGGCCACCATCGATGACCGCTCGATCCGCGCCAGCCTCGAACAGGCCAAGGCACAATTGGGCCAGAGCCAGGCGCAACTGCAGGTGGCCGAGGTCGACCTCAAGCGCTACCGCCTGCTGAGCACCGACAACAGCGTCTCGCGTCAGACCCTCGACCAGCAGCAGGCACTGTTCAACCAGCTCAAGGCCACGGTACTCGGCAACCAGGCGGCGATTGCCGCCGCCCAGGTGCAGCTGTCGTATACGCAGATCCGCTCTCCGGTCAGCGGTCGAGTAGGTATTCGCAATGTCGACGAAGGCAACTTCCTGCGCGTCGCCGATGCCCAGGGGCTGTTCAGCGTTACCCAGATCGACCCCATCGGCGTCGAGTTCTCGCTGCCGCAACAATTGCTGCCGACCCTGCAAGGCCTGCTCGCCGCGCCAACCCCGGCCAGGGTGCAGGCCTATCTGGAAGGCGACGGCGACAGCGGCGGCACCCTGCTGGGCGAAGGCCACCTGACCCTGATCGACAACCAGGTGGCGGCCAACACCGGCACCATCCGGGTCAAGGCCGAGTTCGCCAACCCGCAGGCGCGCCTGTGGCCCGGGCAACTGGTAACCCTGAAGCTGCAGACCGCGCTGGATCAAAAAGCCCTGGTGGTGCCGCCGCAGGTGGTGCAACGCGGCATCGACGGCCATTACGTGTACCGCCTCAATGGTGACAAGGTCGACAGCGTGCCGGTCAAGGTGCTGTACCAGGACAGCGTGCTGAACATCATTGCCGGGGTCGGGGTCGGCGACCAGTTGGTGTCCGACGGCCAGTCGCGGCTCAAGCCCGGCGCCCACGTTGAAATAGCCCCTGAGGCGCTGCCGGTAGAAGACGTGGCCAGCGGCAAGGTGCAGCCATGA